Proteins from one Desulfonema limicola genomic window:
- a CDS encoding C13 family peptidase encodes MKKEKTFKFLIIFIFNALLMNSESPFAEETYVFERMWPTLQQPWYFDSPRGMSVDKNGYVYIADIYFSRIQKFSSEGKFITKWGRLGSEDGEFSLPTATTVDSNNNIYVVDAGNNRIQKFNSNGQYITSWGGRYEYDNFDCSNSRAIKVDQNDDIYVVISSGIQKFSNDGILKMNIPLDFYTAFISYLEIDQYGNIYVSNYGFIRKINTKGEILVEWGDSGTNERQINDINGVTLDKNDNLYVSDSEFIYKFTLDGTFLEKWESSKPVESLSLNSEEFLYKKGDKANSINQYNSNGELINIWGHSINEFDPVYPYHITVDIKDNIYINGYSYEIKIYDKYGQFIKQIDYPITQEFANMVVDSKGNIFTNDLSRSYVYKISPDGKLIKQWGQEWGTGWAQCMTIDKNDIIYIVDNNRIRKFNTEGDYISEIVNNEINGGRGLVIDKDGNFYLINGMGYIEKFANDGKFITEWYYGDWSSFVATGAGWIAIDSNDNIYIVGDNKISKYNTNGLLLSSFGEYGSDIGYFNYLEGIVIGADDNIYICDRENNRIQVFKNLNLTTKIKSIIVAGGGSYPGNSLWVTTQMAANFAYRTLTYQGFIKDTIYYLTSDTDLDLDSNGVLDDVDGDTTNANLEYAIKEWAKDADELVIYLTDHGGDGSFRMSGTETLSASDLDTWLDDIQKTIPGKVIVVYDACESGSFISQLTPPEGKQRIVMSSTSPEEPANFLTQGTVSFSNFFWTHIFNGFDIYNAFSLAKEAMESPTEYQHPLLDANGNGTANEPEDLDAVKNIYIGNGTKIHGDMPQITSVSEPQTITNTNQALLSASNVTDNDGIVRVWAVIRPPEYLQWDSDNPIQEYPSLDLKPTGDNQWEAEYGGFSIQGTYRIAIYAMDRIGNTSIPKLTTVSVENPLRRRAIVVTGGTESDPGFETVRPIIENNGRLIHESLTFQGYSNDDMYILSPVTISDGTDGSPTLSNLQFAITQWAKENTQDVVIHLLGNGDTGAFKINDSETLTAAKLDEWMDMLQTANPSIMITLIYDAPKAGSFLETLKPEGEQKRILLASSANNQPAYFLANGHISFSQYFWRRVLNGSKVLDAFLNAKSALTASCRDQVPQIDDNGNGIGNEKSDGRTARNFTIGAGIILAGDDPIIGTISPEQILNGESSAVIRAENVTTTGTIEEVWAVITPSDFNSDSSDAMVTQLPVISLKKIDTDTYEGSYDLFVKQGTYEISVFAKDVQDNISMPTVTQVIQTVNVPVEDNKGDINGDGRVDLIDAVTILKIIAGFSNYGYIRPDYESSDVDVDGNSFIGFPELIYILQKISIK; translated from the coding sequence ATGAAAAAGGAAAAAACTTTTAAATTTCTTATAATTTTTATTTTTAATGCTTTATTAATGAATTCAGAATCCCCTTTTGCTGAGGAAACATATGTTTTTGAACGCATGTGGCCGACTTTGCAGCAGCCGTGGTATTTTGACAGTCCTAGAGGAATGAGTGTAGATAAAAATGGTTATGTTTACATAGCAGATATTTACTTTAGCCGCATCCAAAAATTCAGCTCTGAAGGTAAATTCATTACAAAATGGGGACGATTAGGAAGCGAAGATGGTGAATTTTCTCTGCCAACGGCCACAACAGTTGATAGTAATAACAATATTTATGTTGTGGATGCTGGTAACAATAGAATCCAGAAATTTAATTCTAATGGCCAGTATATTACAAGTTGGGGGGGAAGATATGAATATGATAATTTTGATTGTAGTAATTCGAGAGCTATAAAAGTAGACCAAAATGATGATATATATGTTGTCATTAGTTCAGGTATTCAGAAGTTTAGTAATGATGGTATACTAAAAATGAATATACCATTGGATTTTTATACAGCGTTTATATCTTATCTTGAAATAGATCAATATGGTAATATTTATGTATCAAATTATGGTTTCATTCGTAAAATTAATACAAAGGGAGAAATACTTGTTGAATGGGGTGACAGTGGCACAAATGAAAGGCAAATTAATGATATAAATGGGGTGACCCTGGATAAAAATGACAATCTTTATGTATCTGATAGTGAATTTATCTATAAATTTACATTAGATGGTACTTTTCTTGAAAAATGGGAAAGCTCAAAACCTGTTGAATCTTTATCTTTAAATAGCGAAGAGTTTCTTTATAAAAAAGGTGATAAAGCCAATAGTATAAATCAATATAATTCAAATGGTGAATTAATAAATATTTGGGGGCACAGCATAAACGAATTTGACCCTGTCTATCCATATCATATAACAGTAGATATTAAGGATAATATTTACATAAATGGTTATTCTTACGAAATAAAAATTTATGATAAATATGGGCAATTTATAAAACAAATTGATTACCCTATTACTCAAGAGTTTGCTAATATGGTAGTGGATAGTAAAGGCAATATATTTACTAATGATTTAAGCCGTTCCTATGTATATAAAATCAGCCCAGATGGAAAGTTAATAAAACAGTGGGGCCAGGAATGGGGAACTGGTTGGGCACAATGCATGACAATTGATAAAAATGATATTATTTATATAGTAGATAATAATCGAATTCGTAAGTTTAATACAGAAGGCGATTATATATCTGAGATTGTGAATAATGAAATAAACGGAGGAAGAGGCTTAGTAATAGACAAAGACGGCAATTTTTATTTAATTAATGGAATGGGTTATATTGAAAAATTTGCAAATGATGGAAAGTTTATCACCGAATGGTATTATGGAGATTGGTCTTCATTTGTTGCCACTGGTGCTGGATGGATAGCAATAGATAGTAATGATAATATTTATATAGTAGGTGATAATAAAATATCTAAATATAATACTAATGGTTTATTATTATCAAGTTTTGGTGAATATGGTTCTGATATAGGATATTTTAACTACCTTGAAGGTATCGTTATAGGAGCAGATGATAATATCTATATTTGTGACCGAGAAAATAATCGCATACAGGTTTTTAAAAATTTAAATTTAACAACAAAAATAAAATCTATTATAGTTGCAGGCGGCGGTTCCTACCCCGGCAACAGTCTATGGGTCACAACCCAGATGGCCGCCAACTTTGCCTACCGCACATTAACTTACCAGGGCTTTATCAAAGACACCATATACTACCTCACATCTGACACAGACCTTGATCTTGACAGCAACGGCGTTTTGGATGATGTGGACGGAGATACTACAAACGCAAATCTTGAATATGCCATTAAAGAATGGGCAAAAGATGCAGACGAACTGGTAATTTATCTCACTGACCACGGTGGAGACGGAAGCTTCCGCATGAGCGGCACAGAAACCCTGTCTGCATCTGATTTAGACACATGGCTGGATGACATTCAGAAAACCATACCCGGCAAAGTCATTGTCGTTTACGATGCCTGCGAGTCCGGCAGTTTTATATCACAACTCACTCCGCCTGAAGGTAAACAGCGAATAGTCATGTCCAGCACTTCTCCTGAAGAACCTGCCAACTTCCTTACCCAGGGTACCGTATCCTTTTCCAATTTTTTCTGGACACATATATTCAATGGATTTGATATTTATAATGCCTTTAGTCTGGCAAAAGAAGCTATGGAATCCCCCACCGAATACCAGCATCCTCTCCTGGATGCCAACGGCAACGGCACGGCAAATGAACCAGAAGACCTGGATGCGGTTAAAAATATTTATATAGGAAACGGGACAAAGATTCACGGGGATATGCCTCAGATAACCAGTGTTTCAGAACCTCAGACCATCACCAATACCAACCAGGCCCTGTTATCTGCATCAAATGTAACAGACAATGACGGCATTGTCCGTGTATGGGCAGTAATCCGTCCACCTGAATATCTGCAATGGGATTCAGACAACCCGATTCAGGAATATCCTTCCCTAGATCTGAAACCCACAGGAGATAATCAATGGGAAGCTGAGTATGGCGGTTTCAGTATTCAGGGCACGTATCGAATTGCCATATATGCTATGGACAGAATCGGTAATACATCTATTCCCAAACTGACCACTGTATCAGTGGAAAATCCTTTAAGACGCAGGGCAATTGTTGTTACCGGAGGCACGGAGTCTGATCCGGGATTTGAAACTGTCAGACCGATTATAGAAAATAACGGCAGACTGATTCATGAATCCCTGACTTTTCAGGGATATTCAAACGATGATATGTACATTTTAAGCCCTGTCACCATTTCAGACGGAACAGACGGTTCTCCTACCCTGAGCAATCTGCAATTTGCCATAACCCAATGGGCTAAGGAAAATACCCAGGATGTGGTTATCCATCTGCTTGGAAATGGAGATACCGGCGCATTTAAAATAAATGATTCAGAAACCCTTACTGCTGCCAAACTGGATGAATGGATGGACATGTTGCAGACTGCAAACCCATCTATCATGATTACATTGATCTATGACGCTCCCAAAGCAGGAAGTTTTCTTGAAACCTTGAAACCTGAAGGGGAACAAAAAAGAATTCTGCTTGCCAGTTCAGCCAATAATCAGCCTGCCTACTTCCTTGCAAACGGCCATATCTCCTTTTCTCAATACTTCTGGAGACGGGTATTGAACGGCTCAAAAGTGCTGGATGCCTTTTTAAATGCTAAAAGTGCCCTCACAGCCTCATGCAGAGACCAAGTTCCTCAGATTGATGATAATGGTAACGGCATTGGAAATGAAAAAAGTGACGGCAGAACTGCAAGGAATTTTACCATTGGGGCAGGCATTATTTTAGCTGGTGATGATCCGATTATCGGGACAATATCACCTGAGCAGATATTAAATGGAGAGTCTTCGGCTGTCATCCGGGCCGAAAATGTTACCACTACCGGTACCATTGAGGAAGTTTGGGCTGTTATCACACCGTCGGATTTTAATTCAGATTCATCTGATGCAATGGTAACACAATTACCTGTAATTTCATTAAAAAAGATAGATACAGATACTTATGAAGGTTCATATGATCTTTTTGTCAAACAGGGCACATATGAAATCTCGGTTTTTGCAAAAGATGTGCAGGACAATATTTCCATGCCCACAGTCACCCAGGTAATTCAGACTGTAAATGTACCTGTTGAAGATAATAAAGGTGATATTAACGGTGATGGCAGGGTTGATCTGATTGATGCCGTAACGATTTTAAAGATAATTGCCGGATTCAGCAACTACGGTTATATCAGACCAGACTATGAAAGTTCAGATGTGGATGTTGACGGGAACAGCTTTATAGGGTTCCCGGAGTTGATATATATTCTTCAAAAAATTTCAATAAAGTAA
- a CDS encoding C13 family peptidase: MIFIIRYSVIITMCYLLFYTPALLALQIDSVYPILGVTGQELEIDVKGSGFGSDMRVFAYMNYDHGFIEISNGVQNIKVQDNFAYAASGDKFLIINVGDLKNPVVVKQITIPAKIIEIEISGSMAYAIYAAESLSGLQIIDINDPYNAKVLNTITWQGKYARCFEVNGENVFVAYSSKYQEDVWGADYEGNYTFGDYGIKIIDVNEPINPIEVKDMLINKGYVNDIKVHNSIIYMASGTYGMDSIMPAPSCLSERGLEIINVSDLGYPSLLKSLSPGYVSALTVNDGNINFLRQPVPLYHPWTVDYCYDYSNLNDMHIYDNNNPLEPVSKSSLKLLPDFTYTFEDRLAPSEIMIFDDIAYIINPFFNIIDITQPEYPISISNGGYSYYNEFKDIYVYQNRIYACNENGIMISSFNRINSLQIKSETEFSLILPAFQETGKISIIVAKDGETFTMQEAIIYDDEKNDLWPSSSSFDFGVTQTGNITDPQSVTITNVSNENITVNSISVTEQLSGYSISNDNCSNATLSPSEECTFDISFLPNKEGKIVSDIRISYQKNGGAELDVILQVSGWSYGRTYKFERMWPTIQQPWYFGELNNISTDADGYIYLDHSVKSWSQKKIQKFTSDGKYVGIWGEMDTLDFDFGTNGSAYALIDSDPTNYYDYIGENEEIGLKLTMEGEQVLQWGALCGMQENPIASYWVYQCIEPSTTNLFLGPVQIEVDKEGNIYVTDQDHYLCMQPVDRNMLLKFNTDGEFLAKWEQSTGSVQEKFNKPTGIAIDQNGFVYLADTGNNRILKLTSDGEYVLQWGGSGSNSGQFNTPTSIEIDKNDFVYVADSMNYRIQKFDSNGTFLSEWGKNGVSQGDFQSITDMTTDDNGNIYVVDNELKRIQKFSSDGLLLMSWQSSGNRDGEFNNPSGITMDGNGYVYIADSGNHRVQKFSFDGRYLGNWGSFGSANGQFDTPKYIDTDEQGFIYVKDNDNIQKLTAEGAFISEVGDRTFSFGNTADSLGFTYSANGSTISVHTSDGHYVGNIGIEGRNPGEFGEINDIIMGTDNKLYVTDKINNRVQVLRPVPHSAGISKAVIVAGGGPYLDNSLWDTTRACANFAYRTLTYQGFTKETIYYLTSDTELDLDENDVLDDVDGDSTNENLEHAIKVWGKDADELVIYITNHGGDSTFRMSETETLSASDLDKWLDDVQDTIPGRIIVIYDACESGSFISQLTPPGGKQRIVISSTSPDEPANFLTQGTISFSNFFWSHIFNGSDIYNAFTMAKGAMESPDEYQHPQLDANGNGNANEQEDMDTVKNTYIGYGTKIYDDIPLINEVSEDQTIFNTNQAMLSASGVTDNDGIARVWAVIRPPECLQWSSDNPIQEYLTIDLKPAEDDQWKASYKGFNIKGTYRITIYAMDRSGMTSHSKLTTVSVENPLRRRAIVVTGGSEFDPGFELFLPVIENTGKLVYEALSFQGYSKDDMYFLSPVTIADGTNGLPTLSNMEYAITQWSVENTQDVVIYLLGDGDTGTFIMNKSEILTVEKLDQWLDTLQNDTSILVTIIYDAPRSGSFLETLKPEGEQKRILLSSTGSDQAAYFLSHGHISFSQFFWRRILNGSKILDAFLNAQKAMTASCYVQTPMIDDNGNGIGNEKSDGIIARNVPIGTGIILASDSPIIGNISEPQNIENRRDASIWADNITTTEGINEVWAVITPPCETLNIFKTSITTLPIIYLDDNNNGKYSGTYYDFFNKGTYSIDVYAKDSNGNISMSKNTIVTQNTNLNPELGNINGDEVVDLTDAIIALKVLAGMDTGNAVRSDYTTAIVDVDGNNRVGMQELIYILQDTAQIR, from the coding sequence ATGATTTTTATAATACGCTATTCGGTTATTATAACAATGTGTTATCTTCTGTTTTATACTCCGGCATTGCTCGCTTTACAAATTGATTCAGTATATCCGATTTTGGGTGTTACAGGTCAGGAGTTGGAGATAGATGTTAAAGGCAGTGGGTTTGGAAGTGATATGCGAGTTTTTGCATATATGAATTACGACCATGGATTTATCGAAATCTCAAATGGTGTTCAAAATATTAAAGTACAGGATAATTTTGCTTATGCTGCAAGTGGTGACAAATTTTTGATCATCAATGTAGGTGACTTGAAAAATCCGGTTGTAGTAAAACAGATAACTATACCTGCCAAAATCATTGAAATTGAGATTTCAGGTAGTATGGCATATGCGATATATGCAGCAGAAAGTTTGAGTGGATTACAGATAATAGATATAAATGATCCTTACAATGCGAAAGTCTTGAATACAATTACATGGCAGGGCAAATATGCAAGGTGTTTTGAAGTAAATGGTGAAAATGTGTTTGTTGCGTATTCCAGTAAATATCAGGAAGATGTATGGGGAGCTGATTATGAAGGTAACTACACGTTTGGTGATTACGGAATAAAAATCATTGATGTGAATGAGCCAATAAATCCAATAGAAGTTAAAGATATGCTGATAAACAAGGGATATGTTAATGATATTAAAGTGCATAATTCAATTATTTATATGGCATCAGGCACTTACGGTATGGATTCAATAATGCCAGCACCTTCCTGTTTGTCAGAACGGGGGCTTGAAATTATAAATGTCAGCGACTTAGGATATCCATCACTTTTAAAATCATTGTCACCTGGATATGTTTCAGCACTTACCGTTAATGATGGAAATATAAATTTTTTACGTCAGCCTGTGCCATTGTATCATCCTTGGACTGTTGATTATTGCTATGATTATAGCAATCTCAATGATATGCATATATATGATAATAATAATCCTCTTGAACCGGTTTCTAAATCTTCACTTAAATTATTACCTGATTTCACATATACTTTTGAGGATCGTTTAGCTCCTTCGGAAATTATGATTTTCGATGATATAGCCTATATTATTAATCCATTTTTCAATATCATTGATATTACACAACCTGAATATCCTATATCAATATCTAATGGAGGTTACTCATATTATAACGAATTTAAAGATATTTATGTTTATCAAAATAGAATATATGCGTGTAACGAAAATGGGATAATGATTAGTTCATTTAATAGAATCAACTCATTACAGATAAAAAGCGAAACAGAATTTTCATTAATTCTTCCAGCATTTCAAGAAACCGGAAAAATAAGCATAATTGTTGCAAAAGATGGTGAAACATTTACAATGCAGGAAGCAATAATTTATGATGACGAAAAAAATGATCTATGGCCTTCATCATCATCTTTTGATTTTGGTGTTACTCAAACCGGTAATATAACTGACCCGCAATCCGTAACAATAACAAATGTCAGTAATGAAAATATTACGGTTAATAGTATTTCAGTAACTGAACAGTTGAGCGGTTACAGCATTTCTAATGATAATTGTTCAAATGCAACACTTTCTCCCTCAGAAGAATGCACCTTTGACATCTCATTTTTACCAAATAAAGAAGGTAAAATTGTTTCGGATATTCGCATTTCATATCAAAAAAATGGCGGTGCTGAACTTGATGTTATATTACAGGTCAGTGGTTGGTCATATGGCAGAACCTATAAATTTGAAAGAATGTGGCCTACAATTCAGCAGCCCTGGTATTTTGGTGAACTTAACAATATATCAACTGATGCTGACGGATATATATATTTGGATCATTCTGTTAAAAGTTGGTCTCAAAAGAAAATTCAAAAATTCACTTCTGATGGAAAGTATGTTGGTATATGGGGTGAAATGGATACACTCGATTTTGACTTTGGGACCAATGGTTCTGCATATGCTCTTATAGATAGTGATCCTACTAACTATTATGACTATATTGGAGAAAATGAAGAGATCGGATTAAAGCTTACTATGGAAGGTGAACAAGTGCTGCAATGGGGTGCTTTATGCGGAATGCAAGAGAACCCTATTGCATCTTATTGGGTGTATCAATGTATTGAACCCAGTACAACAAATTTATTTTTAGGTCCTGTTCAGATTGAAGTTGATAAAGAAGGCAACATATATGTTACAGACCAAGATCATTATTTATGTATGCAACCGGTTGATCGCAACATGCTTTTAAAATTCAACACTGATGGAGAATTTTTAGCAAAATGGGAGCAAAGCACTGGGAGTGTTCAGGAAAAATTTAATAAACCAACAGGTATAGCTATTGATCAGAATGGATTTGTGTATTTGGCTGATACCGGGAATAATCGTATTCTTAAACTTACCTCAGATGGTGAATATGTTCTTCAATGGGGCGGGAGCGGTAGTAATTCAGGACAATTTAACACTCCGACATCAATAGAAATTGACAAAAATGACTTTGTTTATGTGGCTGATTCTATGAATTATCGTATTCAGAAATTCGACAGCAATGGGACATTTTTAAGTGAATGGGGAAAAAATGGTGTCAGCCAGGGTGATTTTCAATCAATTACTGATATGACGACTGATGATAATGGAAATATCTATGTGGTAGATAATGAATTGAAGCGAATTCAGAAATTTTCATCTGATGGACTTCTCTTAATGAGCTGGCAGAGTTCCGGTAATCGTGATGGCGAATTTAACAACCCGTCAGGCATTACAATGGACGGTAACGGTTATGTATATATTGCAGACAGCGGCAACCACCGTGTTCAAAAATTCTCATTTGACGGCAGATACCTGGGAAACTGGGGTAGCTTTGGTTCTGCAAACGGTCAATTTGACACCCCAAAGTATATTGATACAGATGAGCAGGGATTTATATATGTAAAAGATAATGATAATATTCAAAAACTGACAGCAGAAGGTGCTTTCATATCAGAAGTAGGTGATCGAACATTTTCTTTTGGCAATACTGCTGATAGTTTAGGTTTTACATATTCAGCTAATGGCTCAACAATAAGTGTGCATACATCTGATGGTCATTATGTAGGTAATATAGGAATTGAAGGCAGAAACCCTGGAGAATTTGGAGAAATTAATGATATTATCATGGGAACAGATAATAAATTGTATGTTACTGATAAAATAAATAACCGTGTCCAGGTGTTAAGACCGGTACCGCATTCAGCAGGTATATCAAAAGCCGTTATTGTTGCAGGAGGAGGGCCTTACCTGGATAATTCGCTATGGGATACAACTCGGGCATGTGCCAACTTTGCTTACCGTACTCTTACTTACCAGGGTTTTACCAAAGAAACCATATACTATCTTACCTCTGATACAGAACTGGATTTGGACGAGAATGATGTGCTGGATGACGTGGACGGCGATTCTACAAATGAAAACCTTGAGCATGCCATCAAAGTATGGGGAAAAGATGCAGATGAACTTGTCATCTATATTACCAATCATGGCGGTGACAGCACATTTCGAATGAGCGAAACAGAAACCCTTTCCGCTTCTGATCTGGATAAATGGCTTGATGATGTTCAGGATACAATACCCGGCAGAATTATTGTAATTTATGATGCCTGTGAATCCGGAAGTTTTATATCACAACTCACCCCGCCTGGAGGAAAACAGAGAATTGTTATCTCAAGCACGTCCCCTGATGAACCTGCCAATTTTTTGACCCAGGGAACCATATCTTTTTCCAACTTTTTCTGGTCTCATATATTTAATGGCAGTGATATTTACAATGCCTTTACTATGGCTAAAGGGGCCATGGAATCACCTGATGAATATCAGCACCCTCAACTTGATGCCAATGGCAACGGTAATGCAAATGAGCAGGAAGACATGGATACGGTAAAAAATACATATATCGGTTATGGAACAAAAATTTACGATGATATACCACTAATAAATGAAGTTTCAGAAGATCAAACTATATTCAATACCAATCAGGCTATGTTATCCGCTTCAGGCGTAACCGATAATGATGGCATTGCCCGCGTATGGGCAGTAATCCGACCACCTGAATGTCTACAATGGTCATCAGATAATCCGATTCAGGAATATTTAACCATAGATCTTAAACCTGCTGAAGATGACCAATGGAAAGCCAGTTATAAAGGATTTAACATCAAAGGCACATACAGGATTACAATCTATGCAATGGATAGGTCAGGCATGACTTCTCATTCAAAACTGACTACTGTATCTGTGGAAAATCCTTTAAGGCGAAGAGCCATTGTTGTTACTGGCGGTTCCGAGTTTGATCCTGGCTTTGAATTATTTTTACCTGTTATTGAAAATACAGGTAAACTCGTTTATGAAGCTCTTAGTTTCCAAGGGTACTCAAAAGACGATATGTACTTTCTAAGTCCTGTCACCATAGCTGACGGCACTAATGGTCTGCCCACTTTGAGCAATATGGAATATGCCATTACACAATGGTCTGTGGAAAATACCCAGGATGTGGTTATTTATCTGCTTGGAGACGGCGATACTGGTACATTTATAATGAATAAATCCGAGATTCTTACGGTTGAAAAACTTGACCAGTGGCTTGATACCCTTCAAAATGACACATCTATTTTAGTAACAATTATCTATGATGCGCCACGTTCAGGAAGTTTCCTGGAAACTCTCAAACCGGAAGGGGAGCAAAAACGCATTTTGCTCTCCAGCACTGGAAGCGACCAGGCAGCCTATTTTCTTTCCCACGGTCATATTTCTTTCTCTCAATTTTTCTGGAGACGTATTTTAAATGGCTCAAAAATTCTTGATGCTTTTTTAAATGCTCAAAAGGCAATGACAGCTTCCTGTTATGTTCAGACACCAATGATTGATGACAATGGTAATGGAATTGGAAACGAAAAAAGTGATGGCATAATCGCAAGAAATGTCCCCATAGGTACAGGTATTATTCTGGCCAGCGATTCTCCAATTATAGGGAATATTTCCGAACCACAAAATATAGAAAACAGAAGGGATGCAAGCATATGGGCAGATAACATTACAACAACTGAAGGAATTAATGAAGTTTGGGCAGTTATCACACCTCCATGCGAAACTCTAAATATTTTTAAAACATCAATTACAACACTGCCCATTATCTATCTTGATGATAATAATAACGGGAAATATTCAGGGACATACTATGATTTTTTCAATAAAGGTACATACAGCATTGATGTATATGCAAAGGATTCAAACGGTAATATTTCCATGTCAAAAAATACAATTGTAACACAAAACACAAATCTGAATCCGGAATTAGGCAATATAAATGGTGATGAAGTAGTAGATTTGACTGATGCAATTATAGCTTTGAAAGTCCTGGCAGGGATGGATACAGGAAATGCCGTTCGTTCGGATTATACAACTGCTATCGTTGATGTTGATGGGAATAACAGAGTTGGAATGCAGGAGTTGATCTATATTTTACAGGATACAGCTCAGATAAGATAG